The DNA window TTAGTGGGGTTAATGAGTTAGTAGCTTATAAAAGTGGAGAATATAATATTTGGGTTATCGACGTTGGAATTTCTTCTGATATGTtcatataaacttttaaatccCCTTATGAGTCTCTAATCCTTATGAAACTACAACAATCTTAAAACTGGAATGCGAAAACGTATCTGAATCCTTAACCATATGATTGATGATGGTTTTGATCTTCCACTTTAGAGTTTCCTTAGGTTTCTTAAtatctctgttgatggggataCAGAGAAACTATCGTAGTTATACTCTACAAATGGAGATCATAACCCCTTATAAATGACCAAAGCAGTTATAATGACTTTTGTATACTTCTAATCGTCCCCTCATCACATTAGAAATTCCGCATATAGTATCCACAATAAATATTCATGGCAATTATGCCCTTAAGTCAAATTCcttatttcataaaatagaCCACATAATTTTCACTTATTAATAAGTGTTCTAAAATTCTAACAATTGAATGAAGTAGTGTTGAATCTGGTTATATCTCTCAGTCTTGACCATTTTTGGATATGAAACATATCACCTTTTGCTGTATATCATTCAGTTTTACAATGCTAGTTTGATTGTGTTGAagtaaaagttattaattttgttgttgCAGACATTTGATTGGCTTCTTCCTTTTCCTATGCTTAACTATATATACCGCAATGAAGATTCCAAAAGTTGTGGATCTCCATGCTCTACAGCATTTCTCTGATCTACTAAAAAACGCAGATATACACAAACTGCCTTCAGAATTTGTGTCTTGCCTTCCTGATTTGCAAAAACTCCGGGATGAATTGGCAAGCTCATTTCCCTCCATAGAtttgctatcatcaccttcgAGTTGGCATATAGTTGAAATCCTGAAGAACTGTTTACCCAAAGGATTCTTTCATGGAAATAACACTGATGTTTGTGCTTTGGTGAGTTACATTTAGATTTGTTTTAATTTCCTTTTACTTATGAAAGTTGAAATACTAATTTTGgacaatttatgtttaattttgagtGCAGAGAAATGTTAAGAATGATCTTACAAACATAATAGCCCCATTGATCGTTCGACCAATTACAAGGTGGCCATTTTTCGCCTTTTTAGGTGGAGCGATGTTTTGCCTGTTAGCAAGCAGTGCTTGTCACCTTCTGTCGTGTCATTCACAACGAATGTCTTACATCATGCTCAGACTCGACTACGCCGGAATTTCAGCTCTCATTTCAACCTCTTTCTATCCAATGGTCTACTATTCCTTCATGTGCGACCCTTTCTTCTGCAATCTATACATCGGCTTCATAACACTCTTGGGAATCGCCACCATCTTGGCATCTCTCCTACCCGTTTTTCAAACCCCGGAGTATCGTACATTCCGGGCTTCCCTCTTCCTAGCTATGGGTTTGTGCGGAGTGG is part of the Impatiens glandulifera chromosome 1, dImpGla2.1, whole genome shotgun sequence genome and encodes:
- the LOC124920776 gene encoding heptahelical transmembrane protein 4-like codes for the protein MGETMGSEIDENESGVYCKEGKGKRLWKKVKYQLVEYHSLPAYLRDNEFILGHYRSEWPLKQVLLSIFTIHNETLNVWTHLIGFFLFLCLTIYTAMKIPKVVDLHALQHFSDLLKNADIHKLPSEFVSCLPDLQKLRDELASSFPSIDLLSSPSSWHIVEILKNCLPKGFFHGNNTDVCALRNVKNDLTNIIAPLIVRPITRWPFFAFLGGAMFCLLASSACHLLSCHSQRMSYIMLRLDYAGISALISTSFYPMVYYSFMCDPFFCNLYIGFITLLGIATILASLLPVFQTPEYRTFRASLFLAMGLCGVGPVLHKLIVFWDQPEALHTTGYEILMGLLYGLGALVYAMRIPERWMPGKFDIAGHSHQLFHVLVVAGAYTHYRAGLVYLRWRDLEGC